One genomic window of Bacillus mycoides includes the following:
- a CDS encoding YrzI family small protein: protein MTISVLFLSITIQRNTLSKAEILHNEQIAKAMNDVKERQVLYCNHL, encoded by the coding sequence ATGACTATTAGCGTATTGTTTTTAAGTATTACGATTCAAAGAAATACACTTTCCAAAGCTGAAATTCTTCATAATGAGCAAATTGCAAAAGCTATGAATGATGTTAAGGAGCGCCAAGTGCTTTATTGTAATCACCTGTAA
- a CDS encoding YrzI family small protein translates to MKFHLFFLTITIQKETISANEAKQERQYKKIIDEVRDRRSKYYTHL, encoded by the coding sequence ATGAAGTTTCACCTTTTCTTTTTAACCATTACGATTCAAAAAGAAACTATATCTGCAAATGAAGCAAAACAAGAGAGACAGTATAAAAAGATTATAGATGAGGTTCGTGATCGTAGAAGCAAGTACTACACTCACCTATAA
- a CDS encoding YrzI family small protein: MTFHIFFFTTALQKKTLSEAEIFRKQQLKQTMDKITDIKSSYYTQMY; encoded by the coding sequence ATGACTTTTCATATTTTCTTTTTTACGACAGCACTTCAGAAAAAAACGTTATCTGAAGCTGAAATCTTTCGTAAACAACAATTAAAACAAACTATGGATAAAATAACGGACATTAAAAGTTCGTATTATACACAAATGTATTAA
- a CDS encoding YrzI family small protein has translation MKFKVLFLTITIQKNKLPEFDILHGQQIEQAMDNVKERQSHYCSHL, from the coding sequence ATGAAATTCAAAGTATTATTTTTAACAATTACCATTCAAAAAAATAAACTGCCTGAGTTTGATATACTTCATGGCCAACAAATTGAACAGGCAATGGACAACGTAAAAGAACGACAAAGTCATTATTGTAGTCACCTGTAA
- a CDS encoding YrzI family small protein, with protein sequence MKFKAFFLTITIQKYKLSKDEISHEQQIKNIMDGVKERQSSYYNRLY encoded by the coding sequence ATGAAATTTAAAGCTTTCTTTTTAACAATCACCATTCAAAAATACAAACTTTCAAAAGATGAAATTTCTCACGAACAACAAATTAAAAATATTATGGACGGAGTAAAAGAGCGCCAGTCCTCTTATTACAATCGTCTTTACTAA
- a CDS encoding DUF4825 domain-containing protein gives MNYMNRIAGVMLTIFLFVTACSNGEQIKEISHIEPGAFKKYTGTYVGNNSDVFAIVKNLPGGGTVQSINLKNEKIAVKYGEKKSGNLTEDIIETYWFDERDTMKKNFLFNAIYLAILVPNAKGYEFQVKNQSFALKREELLPILYKEFNDLPKDDLIWNKGIVMNFFYGNQEKIEKLVNNKDFRKQFFDEHPVRESK, from the coding sequence ATGAACTATATGAATAGAATAGCAGGTGTTATGCTAACAATTTTTTTATTTGTTACTGCTTGTTCTAATGGGGAACAAATAAAAGAAATATCGCATATTGAACCTGGGGCTTTCAAAAAATATACGGGGACATACGTTGGAAATAATTCCGATGTGTTTGCGATTGTTAAAAACTTACCTGGTGGTGGAACAGTTCAAAGTATAAATTTGAAAAATGAGAAGATCGCGGTGAAATACGGTGAGAAAAAGAGTGGTAATTTAACAGAAGATATCATTGAGACGTATTGGTTTGATGAAAGGGATACGATGAAAAAGAACTTTCTCTTTAATGCTATTTATCTTGCAATTTTAGTGCCAAATGCGAAAGGGTATGAGTTTCAGGTTAAAAATCAAAGTTTTGCATTGAAAAGAGAAGAACTTTTACCCATACTTTATAAAGAATTTAATGATTTGCCAAAGGATGATCTTATATGGAATAAGGGAATCGTAATGAACTTCTTTTACGGTAATCAAGAAAAAATAGAAAAGCTAGTTAATAATAAAGATTTTCGAAAGCAATTTTTTGATGAACATCCTGTGCGGGAATCTAAGTGA